The Solidesulfovibrio fructosivorans JJ] genome contains a region encoding:
- a CDS encoding toxin-antitoxin system YwqK family antitoxin, producing the protein METLETRYGNLPVDGPVDRYRDGSLRAVSLDGPVALETSLGRLTPQHTIDDSRRMQLPQLTFFPNGQVRSLPLETSTVVDTPVGELPAELVTFHENGAVARVFPLNGKLSGYWTEADEAGLAETLSLDTSIGRIASRFVSVAFSPDGELRSLTLWPGEEVTVKTPVGNAPARLGLSFHSGGALRSLEPARPMETPTPAGVIWAYDPDAVGISGDENSLAFDLSGTVSRVATIRSQLVARLPGEAPRELAPAVRESICGDGDHEITPLVLEFTAQNLVARHGSIGKPFAVLPRANATFVAKPFVSAFAVSFAPKRCSM; encoded by the coding sequence ATGGAAACACTGGAAACCCGCTATGGCAACCTGCCCGTGGACGGTCCGGTGGACCGTTACCGGGACGGCTCGCTTCGCGCCGTCTCCCTGGACGGCCCGGTGGCCCTGGAAACCTCGCTCGGGCGGCTCACGCCCCAGCACACCATCGACGACTCGCGGCGCATGCAGCTGCCGCAGCTGACCTTTTTCCCCAACGGGCAGGTGCGTTCGCTGCCGCTCGAGACCAGCACCGTGGTGGATACGCCGGTGGGGGAGCTTCCGGCCGAATTGGTCACATTTCACGAGAACGGGGCCGTGGCCCGGGTGTTTCCGCTCAACGGCAAGCTCTCCGGCTACTGGACCGAGGCCGACGAGGCGGGCCTGGCCGAGACGCTGTCCCTGGACACCTCCATCGGCCGCATCGCCTCCCGGTTCGTGTCCGTGGCCTTTTCCCCGGATGGGGAATTGCGCAGCCTCACCCTGTGGCCCGGGGAGGAGGTGACGGTGAAAACGCCGGTCGGCAACGCACCGGCGCGCTTGGGCCTGAGCTTTCATTCCGGCGGAGCCCTGCGTTCGCTGGAACCGGCGCGGCCCATGGAGACGCCCACACCGGCCGGCGTCATTTGGGCCTACGATCCCGACGCGGTGGGAATTTCCGGCGACGAGAACTCCCTGGCCTTCGACCTCTCGGGCACGGTTTCGCGCGTCGCCACCATACGCTCGCAGCTTGTGGCGCGACTTCCCGGCGAGGCTCCCCGCGAACTGGCCCCGGCCGTGCGCGAGAGCATCTGCGGCGACGGCGACCATGAGATCACGCCCCTGGTGCTGGAATTTACCGCCCAAAACCTCGTCGCCCGCCACGGCAGCATCGGCAAGCCCTTCGCCGTCCTGCCCCGGGCCAACGCGACCTTCGTGGCCAAGCCTTTCGTCTCGGCTTTCGCCGTGTCCTTCGCGCCGAAGCGCTGTTCCATGTAG
- a CDS encoding FmdB family zinc ribbon protein gives MPIYDITCPACGYSGEVIRPRAEDAPVCPQCGAAAQKLLSATSSLTGKAATGLPGPSDHGCCGSHPGHAGCAGPGSCCGKA, from the coding sequence ATGCCGATTTATGACATTACGTGCCCGGCGTGCGGGTACAGCGGCGAAGTGATCCGGCCCCGGGCCGAGGATGCGCCGGTTTGTCCCCAATGCGGGGCCGCGGCGCAAAAACTGCTTTCCGCCACGAGTTCGCTGACGGGCAAGGCGGCGACCGGGTTGCCGGGTCCTTCGGACCATGGCTGTTGCGGTTCGCATCCCGGCCATGCCGGTTGCGCCGGCCCCGGCTCGTGTTGCGGCAAGGCGTGA
- a CDS encoding DNA-binding transcriptional response regulator produces MEILLVTARPRVLTDFTAALAAGGAHVTIAPDAATALESAAAGHPVLCVADENLPDLEPFTLVARLMQQNAMIFTAVVSGLSEADFHEAGEGLGILKRLPPNPDAAAAKDLLATLAAVA; encoded by the coding sequence ATGGAAATTCTGCTTGTCACCGCCCGTCCCCGGGTGCTCACCGACTTCACCGCCGCCCTGGCCGCCGGAGGCGCTCATGTCACCATCGCCCCGGACGCGGCCACCGCGTTGGAATCCGCCGCCGCGGGCCACCCTGTTTTGTGCGTGGCCGACGAAAACCTGCCCGACCTCGAACCATTCACCCTGGTGGCAAGGCTCATGCAGCAAAACGCCATGATTTTCACGGCGGTGGTCTCGGGCCTGTCCGAAGCGGATTTCCACGAAGCCGGCGAAGGACTCGGCATTCTCAAGCGTCTTCCTCCGAACCCGGATGCGGCGGCGGCCAAGGACTTGCTGGCCACCCTCGCGGCGGTGGCCTAG
- a CDS encoding Tim44 domain-containing protein yields MVRTTGILLAVLLLVFASVDFAAAKRLGGGGSFGNRRSFTTTRPNNSGAPSGFFGSQQQQSRPNPATATNPGGRFSRPGMGGMLGGLLVGGLLGSMLFGGGHAGGYGGPGLLDLILIGGGLFLLFRFLGRRRMASQSGPSMARTYEASPMREAAGSGWANLGAASSGPQAQAASGPNVPPGFDVEDFLSGAKTLFGRLQRSWSARDVSDIATFATPAFMEDVRRQAAEDPNPEPTDVLLVDAKLLEVRKMGETTIASAYFDTLMREDPKAGQPEQVREIWHFARRDDVPGDNWRLDAIQQLEG; encoded by the coding sequence GTGGTCAGAACAACCGGCATTTTGCTGGCTGTGCTTCTTCTTGTCTTCGCATCCGTGGATTTCGCCGCGGCCAAAAGGCTGGGCGGCGGCGGTTCCTTCGGCAACCGGCGATCGTTCACCACCACCCGTCCGAACAATTCCGGCGCGCCTTCGGGCTTTTTCGGCAGCCAACAGCAGCAGTCCCGGCCCAATCCGGCGACCGCGACCAATCCCGGCGGCCGGTTCTCCCGGCCGGGCATGGGCGGCATGCTGGGCGGCCTGCTCGTGGGCGGCCTGCTCGGCTCCATGCTCTTTGGCGGCGGCCATGCCGGCGGCTACGGCGGACCGGGCCTGCTCGACCTGATTTTGATCGGCGGCGGGCTCTTTTTGTTGTTCCGGTTCCTGGGCCGTCGACGGATGGCCTCCCAGTCCGGGCCGTCCATGGCGCGGACTTACGAGGCCAGTCCCATGCGTGAGGCGGCCGGCAGCGGCTGGGCCAATCTCGGCGCGGCGTCGTCCGGCCCCCAGGCCCAGGCCGCATCCGGGCCCAACGTGCCCCCGGGCTTTGACGTCGAGGATTTCCTGTCCGGCGCGAAAACGCTTTTCGGCCGGCTGCAACGCTCCTGGAGCGCCCGGGATGTGAGCGACATCGCCACCTTTGCCACGCCGGCCTTCATGGAGGACGTGCGACGGCAGGCGGCCGAGGACCCGAACCCCGAGCCCACCGACGTCCTGCTCGTGGACGCCAAGCTCTTGGAGGTTCGCAAGATGGGGGAAACGACCATCGCCTCGGCCTACTTCGACACCCTCATGCGCGAAGACCCCAAGGCCGGCCAGCCTGAACAGGTGCGCGAGATCTGGCATTTCGCGCGCCGCGACGACGTTCCCGGCGACAACTGGCGTCTCGACGCCATCCAGCAACTCGAAGGATAA
- a CDS encoding MBL fold metallo-hydrolase, producing MYFKQIQTPGLGCFSYVLGCPAAHVCVVVDPKRDIDCYLEIARDEGMRIIGIIETHLHADHISGGQELRAATGADIHIHPDAGVTYPHKPLAEGQVIEAGAARLEVLYTPGHTPNSVSLLVSDLVRSPEPCMLLTGDVLFVGDIGRPDLPGAAILDAQVQNLYDSLYEKLGKLPADLEIYPAHGQGSLCGRGMSAKGVSTLGYERRANAMLGYPDFASFKAAILSHLPARPKSFSHIIETNRKGAPLRDACPMERELTPDRFEELMAAPDTVVIDCRDTAAYGGAHIPGSLNIGFDKQLANWVGMSVAPDAKILIVAADREGASAVRLELFRIGYDAILGHLGGGMPAWTQSGREVASLSQMSVRDLSKALEGDNPPALLDVRTDAEWEAGHVAAAAHQPFADILERGVDLCFSGPVVVVCGSGYRSNIIGSALAAKGCSDVRSVAGGMIAWTRAGLPVVTA from the coding sequence ATGTATTTCAAGCAGATACAGACTCCGGGTTTGGGCTGTTTTTCCTACGTTCTCGGCTGCCCCGCCGCCCATGTCTGCGTGGTGGTCGACCCCAAACGCGACATCGACTGCTACCTGGAGATCGCCCGCGACGAGGGCATGCGCATCATCGGCATCATCGAGACCCACCTGCACGCCGACCACATAAGCGGCGGCCAGGAACTGCGCGCCGCCACAGGGGCGGATATCCACATCCACCCCGACGCCGGCGTGACCTATCCCCACAAGCCGCTGGCCGAAGGCCAGGTGATCGAAGCCGGCGCGGCCCGCCTGGAAGTGCTCTACACGCCCGGCCACACGCCCAATTCCGTGTCCCTTCTGGTCAGCGACCTGGTGCGCTCGCCGGAGCCGTGCATGCTTCTCACCGGCGACGTACTGTTCGTCGGCGACATCGGCCGGCCGGACCTGCCGGGCGCGGCGATCCTCGATGCCCAGGTGCAAAACCTCTACGACAGCCTCTACGAGAAGCTGGGCAAGCTGCCGGCGGACCTGGAAATCTACCCCGCCCACGGGCAGGGGTCGCTTTGCGGCCGGGGCATGAGCGCCAAGGGCGTGTCCACCCTCGGCTACGAGCGCCGGGCCAACGCCATGCTCGGCTACCCCGATTTCGCCAGCTTCAAGGCGGCCATTCTGTCCCACCTGCCGGCCCGGCCGAAAAGCTTCAGCCACATCATCGAGACCAACCGCAAGGGCGCGCCGCTTCGCGACGCCTGCCCCATGGAGCGCGAACTCACCCCGGACCGGTTCGAGGAACTCATGGCCGCGCCGGACACGGTCGTCATCGACTGCCGCGACACGGCCGCCTACGGCGGGGCGCACATCCCCGGCAGCCTCAACATCGGCTTCGACAAACAGCTCGCCAACTGGGTGGGCATGTCCGTGGCCCCGGACGCCAAGATCCTCATCGTGGCGGCTGACCGGGAAGGTGCCTCAGCCGTGCGGCTGGAACTCTTCCGCATCGGCTACGACGCCATCCTCGGGCATCTGGGCGGCGGCATGCCGGCCTGGACCCAGAGCGGCCGGGAAGTGGCGTCGCTTTCCCAGATGTCGGTGCGCGACCTGTCCAAGGCCCTTGAAGGGGACAACCCGCCGGCGCTGCTCGACGTGCGCACCGACGCGGAATGGGAGGCCGGCCATGTGGCCGCCGCCGCGCACCAGCCCTTTGCCGACATCCTGGAACGCGGGGTGGACCTGTGTTTCTCCGGCCCGGTGGTCGTCGTCTGCGGCTCGGGCTACCGCTCCAACATCATCGGCAGCGCCCTGGCCGCCAAAGGATGCAGCGACGTGCGCTCGGTGGCCGGGGGCATGATCGCCTGGACCCGGGCCGGGCTGCCTGTGGTAACGGCGTAA
- a CDS encoding TraR/DksA C4-type zinc finger protein: MGHLDVDRFKQVLTEMLETLIGQSRDSLDVMSQEVAAFADLTDRATAESDRHMNIIMRERDRQLIGEIHEALERVKDGEYGVCQECGEEIGMARLRAQPTATLCVHCKAMLEDMGRPYMAPAGNESAFLEE, encoded by the coding sequence ATGGGACATCTTGACGTGGATCGCTTCAAGCAGGTGCTCACCGAAATGCTCGAAACCCTCATCGGCCAGTCCCGCGACTCCCTCGACGTCATGTCGCAGGAAGTGGCGGCGTTTGCCGACCTCACGGACCGGGCCACGGCCGAGTCCGACCGGCACATGAACATCATCATGCGCGAGCGCGACCGCCAGCTCATCGGCGAGATCCACGAAGCCCTGGAACGGGTCAAGGACGGCGAATACGGCGTTTGCCAGGAGTGCGGCGAGGAGATCGGCATGGCCCGCCTGCGCGCCCAGCCCACCGCCACCTTGTGTGTCCACTGCAAGGCCATGCTCGAGGACATGGGCCGGCCCTATATGGCTCCGGCCGGAAACGAGTCCGCCTTTCTCGAGGAATAG
- a CDS encoding glycosyltransferase family 39 protein gives MSADRLPRLTAKVLIAGLIVYVAWRALSLSMTCDEAWTAEALPYPGFFSFITPSFFAGLNVHLLNSWLINLCLTVFGEHDWAVRLPALAGGICYLCLAYRLSARLFDGWAVTAATALLTANPYLLDFFSVGRGYALGLGLTMLGLSRLLAARDARRPPWHLVFFALAALANLSFLYAYLTALALAVIRFAWQARQGSRPRGRALAAACLPVLATLVGLSVIYGPTMRIAAKHNEYWWGSADGFVGGGLTSLFAVTLYRTGIDPALPRLLAWMAMGLLTGLALAAVATRAWTGPRRPIATAFFTLLAFYGIVWAGVTVEHALFGTPYLMERGMLFLWPVLVLAVCGGIGCLPPGRAWRWAGGGLLVGLCLIACGNFARAANLAYTFTWRNDACSRPFMRRIARENYPRNFTREKIGIAVSHMAIHTLDYYVRHLRMAYVDTVRGLEYLPKAAYGIMPADLAATPKVADRFEVIMTCPASGLVLTRRRGDGKKHAGGKPF, from the coding sequence ATGAGCGCCGACCGTCTGCCGCGTTTGACCGCCAAGGTCCTTATCGCCGGGCTGATCGTCTACGTCGCCTGGCGGGCCTTGAGTTTGTCCATGACCTGCGACGAGGCCTGGACCGCCGAGGCCTTGCCCTATCCCGGGTTTTTTTCCTTCATCACGCCTTCTTTTTTCGCCGGGCTCAACGTGCATCTGCTCAATTCCTGGCTGATCAACCTGTGCCTGACGGTTTTCGGCGAACACGACTGGGCGGTGCGGTTGCCGGCGCTGGCCGGCGGCATCTGCTATCTTTGCCTGGCCTACCGGCTAAGCGCCCGGCTTTTTGACGGCTGGGCCGTTACGGCCGCGACGGCGCTGCTGACGGCCAATCCGTATCTGCTCGATTTCTTCTCCGTCGGCCGTGGCTACGCCCTGGGCCTGGGACTGACCATGCTGGGCCTTTCCCGGCTGCTGGCGGCTCGGGATGCGCGGCGGCCGCCGTGGCATTTGGTTTTTTTCGCCCTGGCCGCCCTGGCCAACCTGTCCTTTCTCTACGCCTACCTTACCGCCCTGGCGCTGGCCGTGATCCGGTTTGCCTGGCAAGCCCGCCAGGGCTCTCGGCCGCGTGGAAGGGCGCTTGCCGCCGCCTGCCTGCCCGTCCTGGCGACGCTGGTCGGTCTGAGCGTCATCTACGGCCCGACCATGCGCATTGCCGCGAAGCATAACGAATACTGGTGGGGCAGCGCCGACGGGTTTGTCGGCGGCGGCTTGACCAGCCTGTTTGCGGTCACGCTCTACCGCACCGGCATCGACCCGGCCTTGCCCAGGCTTCTCGCCTGGATGGCCATGGGCCTTTTGACGGGGCTCGCGCTTGCCGCCGTGGCCACGCGCGCCTGGACGGGGCCACGGCGGCCGATCGCCACGGCCTTTTTCACGTTGCTGGCCTTTTACGGCATCGTCTGGGCCGGCGTGACCGTTGAACATGCCCTGTTCGGCACGCCGTACCTCATGGAGCGGGGGATGTTGTTTTTATGGCCGGTGCTGGTGCTGGCCGTGTGCGGCGGCATCGGCTGCCTGCCGCCGGGGAGGGCGTGGCGATGGGCCGGCGGGGGCCTTTTGGTCGGGCTGTGTCTGATCGCGTGCGGGAATTTCGCCCGGGCCGCCAATCTCGCCTATACGTTTACCTGGCGCAACGACGCCTGTTCACGGCCCTTTATGCGGCGCATCGCGCGCGAGAACTACCCGCGCAATTTCACCCGCGAGAAAATCGGCATCGCCGTGTCCCACATGGCCATACATACCCTGGATTATTACGTGCGCCATTTGCGCATGGCCTACGTGGACACGGTGCGGGGCCTGGAATACCTGCCCAAGGCCGCCTACGGCATCATGCCGGCCGATCTCGCCGCCACCCCGAAGGTGGCCGACCGCTTCGAGGTCATCATGACCTGTCCGGCAAGCGGCCTCGTCCTGACCCGCCGCCGGGGGGATGGGAAAAAGCATGCCGGGGGGAAACCTTTCTGA
- a CDS encoding RelA/SpoT family protein: MIRINEILDKTAIYLSEAEQALLTKAYVFSAAAHAGQVRLSGEPYLSHPLEVAGLLADMRLDAASIAAGLLHDTVEDTKATVDEVEELFGDDVADIVDGVTKISLIPFESKEEAQAENIRKMILAMANDIRVVLVKLADRLHNMRTLEFQKPYKQARIAQETMDIYAPLANRLGLHRIKTELEDISFKYLKPDVYNQIKTGVDRHRTLDESYIERVISQVKELLRPNHIRARIFGRRKHLWSVFNKMRVQGLTLDQVHDLVAFRVIVENIRECYAVLGLVHSIWKPVPGRFKDYISMPKANMYQSLHTTVVGPDGERIEIQIRTVEMNRLAEEGVAAHWKYKEREKGKFNPKDVERFAWLRQIMDWQRELKDSREFVANLRFDLFQDEVYVFTPKGDVKELPEGGTAVDLAFLIHTAVGEHCAGAKVNGKLVTLETPLKNGDTVEIITDKNRHPNRDWLKFVKTAKARTRIKHFIRTEERVRSISLGREMLEKQGRKDGVNIQKAIKDGSMLAVARELSLPGVEDVLSAVGYSRITPKKVIGRLIPKKEGEEAEAPHAAKAEAPAVTAAESVAGTGKGKPGEGVRIQGVDNVLVRLAQCCNPVPGDPIVGYISRGRGVVVHTHDCPNVPNLESERLIQVNWEGEKEQPYHAGLSILAKNKKGVLGKISLLLAEEGVNIDSGAIHSNVDGTTHLIFRVEVRDSSHLYRTIDKLSRLDAVMAVKRRAVTDDLGVSPEEEEETLGA, from the coding sequence ATGATCCGCATAAACGAAATTCTCGACAAGACCGCCATATACTTGAGTGAGGCGGAACAGGCGCTGCTCACCAAGGCGTACGTGTTCTCCGCCGCGGCCCATGCCGGACAGGTGCGCCTGTCCGGCGAACCCTACCTGTCCCATCCCCTGGAAGTGGCGGGCCTTCTCGCCGACATGCGCCTGGACGCGGCCAGCATCGCGGCCGGGCTCCTGCACGACACCGTGGAGGACACCAAGGCCACGGTGGACGAGGTCGAGGAGCTTTTCGGCGACGACGTGGCCGACATCGTCGACGGCGTGACCAAGATCAGCCTCATCCCCTTCGAGAGCAAGGAAGAGGCCCAGGCCGAAAACATCCGCAAGATGATCCTGGCCATGGCCAACGACATCCGGGTGGTCCTGGTCAAGCTGGCCGACCGGCTGCACAACATGCGCACCCTGGAGTTCCAGAAGCCCTACAAGCAGGCGCGCATCGCCCAGGAGACCATGGACATCTACGCCCCGCTGGCCAACCGGCTGGGCCTGCACCGCATCAAGACCGAACTCGAGGACATCAGCTTCAAATACCTGAAGCCAGACGTCTACAACCAGATCAAGACCGGCGTCGACCGTCACCGCACCCTCGACGAATCCTACATCGAGCGGGTCATCTCCCAGGTCAAGGAGCTCCTGCGCCCCAACCATATCCGGGCTCGCATCTTCGGCCGCCGCAAGCACCTCTGGAGCGTGTTCAACAAGATGCGCGTCCAGGGGCTCACCCTGGACCAGGTCCACGACCTGGTGGCCTTTCGCGTCATCGTGGAGAATATTCGCGAATGCTACGCCGTGCTCGGGCTCGTGCACTCCATCTGGAAACCCGTGCCCGGGCGCTTCAAAGACTACATCTCCATGCCCAAGGCCAACATGTACCAGAGCCTGCACACCACGGTGGTCGGGCCTGACGGCGAGCGCATCGAGATCCAGATCCGCACCGTGGAGATGAACCGGTTGGCCGAGGAGGGCGTGGCCGCCCACTGGAAGTACAAGGAGCGCGAGAAGGGGAAGTTCAACCCCAAGGACGTGGAGCGCTTCGCCTGGCTGCGCCAGATCATGGACTGGCAGCGGGAGCTCAAGGATTCGCGCGAGTTCGTGGCCAACCTGCGCTTCGACCTGTTCCAGGACGAGGTCTACGTCTTCACGCCCAAGGGCGACGTCAAGGAGCTGCCCGAGGGCGGCACGGCCGTCGACCTGGCCTTTCTCATCCACACGGCCGTGGGCGAGCACTGCGCCGGGGCCAAGGTCAACGGTAAGCTGGTGACCCTCGAGACGCCGCTTAAAAACGGCGACACCGTCGAGATCATCACCGACAAGAACCGCCATCCCAACCGGGACTGGCTCAAGTTCGTCAAGACCGCCAAGGCCAGGACCCGCATCAAGCATTTCATCCGTACCGAGGAGCGGGTGCGTTCCATCTCCCTTGGCCGCGAGATGCTGGAGAAGCAGGGCCGCAAGGACGGGGTCAACATCCAAAAGGCCATCAAGGACGGCTCCATGCTGGCCGTGGCCCGGGAACTCTCCCTGCCCGGGGTCGAGGACGTGCTTTCGGCCGTGGGCTATTCGCGCATCACCCCGAAAAAGGTCATCGGCCGGCTCATCCCCAAGAAGGAGGGCGAGGAGGCCGAGGCGCCGCATGCCGCCAAGGCCGAGGCCCCGGCCGTCACTGCGGCCGAAAGCGTGGCCGGGACCGGCAAGGGCAAGCCCGGCGAGGGCGTGCGCATTCAGGGCGTGGACAACGTGCTCGTGCGGCTGGCCCAGTGCTGCAACCCCGTGCCCGGCGACCCCATCGTGGGCTACATTTCCCGGGGCCGGGGGGTCGTGGTCCATACCCACGACTGCCCCAACGTGCCCAATCTCGAATCCGAACGCCTTATCCAGGTCAATTGGGAAGGGGAGAAGGAGCAGCCCTACCATGCGGGGCTGTCCATCCTGGCCAAGAACAAGAAGGGCGTGCTCGGAAAGATTTCCCTGCTTTTGGCCGAAGAGGGCGTCAACATCGACTCCGGGGCCATCCATTCCAACGTGGACGGCACCACCCACCTCATTTTCCGGGTCGAGGTGCGCGATTCCAGCCATCTGTACCGGACCATCGACAAATTGAGCCGCCTCGACGCCGTCATGGCCGTCAAGCGCCGCGCCGTCACCGACGACCTTGGGGTAAGCCCCGAGGAAGAGGAAGAGACCCTGGGCGCATGA
- a CDS encoding periplasmic heavy metal sensor → MTSRKLLAMIFSLAAVLVLGSWSIAGAQMGPGMMYGYGYQNLTPEKQAAAQKIYGAYYSQTSGLRQQLVAKQYELNSLIYGGKADDKKVQALTAEVSQLRSKLYEAQVALQRQLAKEDIPFMGGWHGGGWHGGGMYGGGMYGGGMMGPGMMY, encoded by the coding sequence ATGACTTCGCGGAAACTGCTGGCAATGATTTTCTCCCTGGCGGCGGTTCTCGTTCTCGGTTCCTGGAGCATCGCCGGCGCGCAGATGGGTCCGGGCATGATGTACGGCTACGGTTATCAGAACCTGACGCCGGAAAAGCAGGCGGCGGCGCAAAAAATCTATGGCGCGTATTATTCCCAGACGAGCGGCCTGCGCCAACAGCTCGTCGCCAAGCAATATGAACTGAACTCGCTGATTTACGGCGGCAAGGCCGACGACAAGAAGGTGCAGGCGCTGACCGCGGAAGTCAGCCAGTTGCGCTCGAAGCTCTACGAAGCGCAGGTCGCCCTCCAGCGCCAGCTGGCCAAGGAGGATATCCCGTTCATGGGCGGCTGGCACGGCGGCGGCTGGCACGGCGGCGGCATGTACGGAGGCGGCATGTACGGTGGCGGCATGATGGGTCCGGGCATGATGTATTAA
- a CDS encoding MBL fold metallo-hydrolase: MAVRSLRVLVDNVSSDPRLGAEHGWSVWIDAGEAGCLLWDTGQTGLVAQNAAACGIDPTSARAIALSHGHYDHSGGLATLLDAGYAGPVHGHPDVWRQRYSRRDANTYRSAGMNDGRLPNGLPEFVPLRDAQTLAPGITFVTDIPRRPGNFTATANLFRDTAGHEPDRVPDDAFLVIDAPGGKLALLGCCHAGLANSLEAAKDACGIKRFQTVVGGLHLIGAPESAMAETVDALTRFGVTRLYAGHCTGQAGLDYLREHFQGDFTPTGAGLEIVP, translated from the coding sequence ATGGCTGTTCGGTCCCTGCGCGTTCTGGTGGACAACGTCTCGAGCGATCCACGCCTTGGGGCCGAGCACGGCTGGTCGGTGTGGATCGACGCGGGTGAGGCCGGCTGTCTCCTGTGGGACACCGGCCAGACCGGCCTTGTGGCGCAAAACGCCGCCGCCTGCGGCATCGACCCCACCTCCGCCCGGGCCATCGCCCTAAGCCACGGGCACTACGACCACAGCGGCGGGCTGGCGACCTTGCTCGACGCGGGATACGCCGGCCCCGTCCACGGCCATCCGGACGTCTGGCGGCAACGTTACAGCCGTCGCGACGCCAACACCTATCGTTCCGCCGGCATGAACGACGGCCGGCTCCCGAACGGCCTGCCCGAATTCGTTCCCCTTCGGGACGCCCAGACCCTCGCCCCGGGTATCACCTTCGTCACCGACATCCCTCGCCGGCCGGGCAACTTCACGGCCACGGCCAACCTTTTTCGCGACACCGCCGGCCATGAGCCGGACCGCGTGCCCGACGACGCTTTTCTGGTCATCGACGCGCCGGGGGGCAAGCTGGCGCTCCTTGGCTGCTGCCATGCCGGCCTGGCCAACAGCCTGGAAGCGGCCAAGGACGCGTGCGGCATCAAGCGCTTCCAAACGGTGGTCGGCGGGCTGCACCTGATCGGCGCGCCCGAGTCCGCCATGGCCGAAACCGTCGACGCCCTGACACGTTTCGGCGTGACGCGGCTCTACGCCGGGCACTGCACGGGCCAAGCCGGGCTGGACTATCTGCGCGAACATTTCCAAGGCGACTTCACGCCCACCGGCGCGGGCTTGGAGATAGTTCCGTAG
- a CDS encoding two-component system sensor histidine kinase NtrB yields the protein MLTFAHSTYFHDLLGGFSAGVVIANSKGLVYASNPAAATLLGETPQSLADPAEAKAIIARSDTPRGLAHFLAAPIKHGRKPAPITFTYRHPDGTLRHFRLSCSLLLENEKIFGILFEIDDMTEIFALHARERDMLLGIHAVQQERIESLGRFSLAVAHQIRNPLMIIGGFTGRLLRRHPEGDPDAEALAMILDGARRLESVVRAVSSYAKRRPAVPVMADTADLAMRAMETARSRTGCNAPFTVDAAVGLARLDAELTVETLAELLANALEACDAAEEGMISVRARREGETLVLAVEDRGPGVAADIRPFIFDPFFTTKAVGVGMGLCIAKRNAEELGGVLRVVERPGGGCLAELTLPDVPAESAKA from the coding sequence ATGCTGACCTTCGCCCATTCCACTTATTTCCACGACCTGCTCGGCGGTTTTTCGGCCGGGGTGGTCATCGCCAACAGCAAGGGGCTGGTCTACGCCTCCAACCCGGCCGCCGCCACCCTGCTCGGCGAGACGCCCCAGTCCCTGGCCGACCCGGCCGAAGCCAAGGCCATCATCGCCCGGTCGGACACCCCGCGCGGGCTGGCCCACTTCCTGGCCGCCCCCATCAAGCACGGCCGCAAACCCGCGCCCATCACCTTCACCTACCGCCATCCCGACGGCACGCTGCGCCATTTCCGCCTGTCGTGCTCGCTGCTTCTGGAAAACGAAAAGATCTTCGGCATCCTCTTCGAGATCGACGACATGACTGAGATCTTCGCGCTCCACGCCAGGGAACGCGACATGCTGCTCGGCATCCACGCCGTCCAGCAGGAGCGCATCGAAAGCCTGGGCCGCTTTTCCCTGGCCGTGGCCCATCAGATCAGAAATCCGCTCATGATCATCGGCGGTTTCACCGGACGGCTACTCAGACGCCATCCCGAAGGCGATCCCGACGCCGAAGCGCTTGCCATGATCCTCGACGGAGCCAGGCGGCTCGAGTCCGTGGTACGTGCCGTGTCGTCCTACGCCAAACGCCGCCCGGCCGTGCCGGTCATGGCCGACACGGCCGATCTGGCCATGCGGGCCATGGAAACGGCCCGGTCCAGGACGGGATGCAATGCGCCCTTCACCGTGGACGCGGCCGTGGGGCTGGCGCGCCTCGACGCCGAACTGACGGTGGAGACGCTGGCCGAGCTTTTGGCCAACGCCCTGGAGGCTTGCGACGCGGCGGAAGAAGGCATGATTTCGGTGCGCGCGCGCCGGGAAGGCGAAACGCTCGTCCTCGCCGTGGAGGATCGGGGACCGGGAGTGGCCGCGGATATCCGGCCGTTCATCTTTGACCCGTTTTTCACCACCAAGGCTGTGGGCGTCGGCATGGGGCTTTGCATCGCCAAGCGCAATGCCGAGGAACTCGGCGGCGTGTTGCGCGTCGTCGAGCGTCCGGGCGGCGGCTGCCTGGCGGAGTTGACGCTGCCGGACGTCCCGGCCGAGTCGGCCAAGGCCTGA